The sequence ACATGGACGCGGCGGAGGCGACGTCACCCGCGCTCAGTCCGATGCGCTGGCCGATGGACTGGCCGCCCTTGGTGCGGATGGTCTGGAGCGTCGCGCCCGTCGCGGGGTCCGTCTTCCCGAACGCCGTGGCGCCGTAGTGCATGATGGACCCGTAGTCATAGGGCCCGAAGTTGTCGCCGTCGCTGATGTGCTGCTCGAAGTTGTGCTCCTTGCCGTCGAGGATGTTGTCCCAGAGGATCTCCACGAAGTCGTCGCGGAACTCGCGGCTCTGCTCGTGCCAGAAGCCGATGGCGTGCCCCAGTTCGTGGATGACGGCGCCCAGGCCGCACGCTCCCTCCAGCGTGATGAACTGCCGGCCGCCCTGGCGTCCCACGGCCGACGAGCAGCCCTGGCCCTTCACGAAGTAGACGTGGTCGGTGGACGAGGGCGTGCTGGCGGAGACGGGCACGAAGCGCAGGCCCGTCTTGCGCTGCCAGTGCCGGATGGCGTCGTTGATGACGTAGTTGTCGTCCAGCGAGCCGTAGACGTGCACGTACGGGACGACGCCGTTGGGCCAGCGCTTGCTGCTGCCGGTGACCTGGATGCTCTCCGCGGAGACGCGGTTGCCGGCCTGGGCCTTCACCTTCGGGGACTCGCGCTCCACGTCCTCCACGGTGCCCAGGATGATGTCGCCTTCGAAGACGGCCAGGCCGTTGACGGCCTCGTACTTCACCTCACGGGACTCGGCCTTGGGACCGATGCGGACCCACGCGGAGCGCACGCCGGAGATGGCGGGCGCCTGCGGGGCGGGCGTGGGCGGAGTGGGCTCGGCGGCGTCTTCAGGGCGGCAGGCGGTGCCAAGGCAGGCCACGGCCGTAAGCGCCCGGATGACCCGGGCGTGATGGGTGATGCGCATGTGGGAATCCCCCTCGTTGGGTGTCGCGGTGACTCGCGGTGCAATACGCAGGGACTCGCGAAAGCTGGCTGTGCGGTGGTGAAAGTTCCCGCGCTATGAGGTGCCTCCACCAGGAGCTCCGCGCCTCCTGAATCGCCGCTTGCCTCGCGTGTCGCGCCGCGCTGCGCGCTCGCGTTCGCCGTGCTGTTCGCCTGCTACGAAGCGCCGGAGGGGATTGGCGGAAGGCTGCTGGGGAGCTTCGCGGCGACGGCCGTGCTGATGCTGCTGTTCCACGCGGTGGCTTGGGGCGTGGGCCGGTGGCTGGGCTACCGCAATGGATTTCATGCGTATGCGTTGGAGTGGAGGGGCTCCGTGCTCGCGAGGGCGCTGGCGGTGATGCTGGTGCTCAAGCCCGTGTCCGTGCTGGTGGGCGTGTCCTTGGGCGTGCTGCGCGCGCAGCCCCTGGAGAAGCCGCTGATGGGGACGGCGCTGCTGGTGGCGGTGCTGGGCGTCCTCGTGTCCACGTTCGTGCCGTCGGTGGCGGAGGACATCGTGGCGCGAGGCTTCGGGTATCGCGCCTGGCCGGTGGCGGGGCAGGGGGCGGGCTACGTGTTCATGTCCGCGGGCGTGTTCGTGCTGACGCACGTGTACCGGTTGGGCAACGGTCCGCTGGAGTGGCTGATGTTGTTCTGCACGGGCCTGGCGTACGCGGCGGCGGTGGCCCGCACGGGCTCGCTGTGGGGCGCCGTGGGGCTGCACTGGGGATGGAACCTGGCGAACGGGCTGCTGGACCTGCAACTGGACGTCAACGCAGTGGG is a genomic window of Corallococcus macrosporus containing:
- a CDS encoding CPBP family glutamic-type intramembrane protease, producing the protein MLFACYEAPEGIGGRLLGSFAATAVLMLLFHAVAWGVGRWLGYRNGFHAYALEWRGSVLARALAVMLVLKPVSVLVGVSLGVLRAQPLEKPLMGTALLVAVLGVLVSTFVPSVAEDIVARGFGYRAWPVAGQGAGYVFMSAGVFVLTHVYRLGNGPLEWLMLFCTGLAYAAAVARTGSLWGAVGLHWGWNLANGLLDLQLDVNAVGQGGRVLSAVTGLVALGLVVLLPAKRRVPTV